Genomic DNA from Mycobacterium stomatepiae:
GCCACCCTGATCCGGGCCGCGGTGATGACGGCGCTGCAGGCCGACGGCCGCGGCGACGACGGCGGGCGGCTACCGCCCGCAATCCTGCGAGCGGCGTACTGGAAGGCAGCCCACGACGGACTGTCCGGACACTTGATCGACTCCGTCGGCAGCGCGGCGCCGGCGCGCCAGAGGTTAGACGAACTGGTGCAGCGGGTCCGCCCGGCGCTCGACGAGCTCGGCGAATACGACCGCGTCACAGCCGAACTCGACCGCATCATGGCGCAGGGCAATGGAGCGATGAGGCAACGGAAGGCCTGGCAACAGCGCGCCGACATGATGGACGTCATCAACCAGGCCGCCGCCGACACCGCGGGTTAGACCGTGACCAGGCGATAGAGGCCGATCAGTCCGACCACGATGATCGTGGCGCGCAATGCATTCGGCGATAACCGTCGTCCGTAGCGCGCGCCCACCCACCCACCGATCAGGGAGCCCACCGCCGCAACGACATTCACCAGCAGCGCCAGCAAATTCTTGGCGGCGTTCATCCGCTGTACCGACTCCGGCAGCAGCGCACCCATCACCCCGACCAACAGGATGCCCTGGGCGGCGGTGAAGTATCCGCCGTACACACCGATGGCAAACGTTCCGAAGACGAGTACCGCCAGCCGGGCCGGCGTCACGTGTTCGGGTGATCGCCCGGCTTCTTCGGCCCGCCGTCGCGCCCACGCCTGAATCCGCGGCCCGACCAGGACCAGCACCAGGGCTAGCACCAGCAGTGCCGGCACAACCTTGGCGAACACCGTCTCGGGCAGGTGCAGTAGCAGGAACGCGCCCACCGCGGCGCCGGCCAGCGACGCCGGGATCTGCCAACGCAACCGATCCCACTGCCCGTTCAGTTCGACGCGGTAGCCCCAGGTGCCCGACACGCTGCCCGCCACCAAACCGACCGCGTTCGACATCGTGGACGTCACCGGCGGATAGCCCAACGCGACCAACGTCGGGAACGTGATCAAGGTCCCCGAACCGACGAGCGCATTGATTGCGCCAGCGGCGAACCCGGCCAGGGCGATCAAAACCATATGCGAATGCGACACTGCCGACGACGATAGTCCGGTGCCGGATTGCGCCGACAATCGGGCAGCTGAGCGGCTTTTCGTCAGGCCGGCGGTGCTTCGGAGCCACGGTCGACGCCGGTGCGCAGCCTGACCGAGGCCGAATACGCGAGGCTGCGGAAGTGCAGCACGGGGTCGTCGGACGGCTCGATGCCGTCGGTGACCCGCATCGGGTCGAATACGACGATGTCGCCGTCGTGTTCGCGCTCGGTGTCGAGACCGGTGATCTCGATGGTGCCGACGGTGACCGTCTCGGCGCTTCGCCACGGCGCCGACGGGTCGATCGTCGAATCCTGCGGCCCGGCGATCTGAACGCGGCAGTCGAACCGGACCGGCCCTTGTGCCAGACGCGCTTTCAGCTCGTCGGTGAGGAAGTCGGGAGCCGCACGGTGGGCGTCGGATCCGGACAGGTAGTGTTCGCCGGCGGCCGGAATCAGATGGTAGCGAACAAATCTGGCGTTGCCGTCGGCGCTGATCCACCGGAATGCGTGCAGGCCGTGGTACTCGATGGTGGCGTAGCTGGCCGGCACCTTGTTGGCGTCGCGCACCACCGGCAACGCGCCGAGCAGCCGGGGATGGGTGACGAAGTACTTCGCCAGCCGCAGCGGCGTAGTCAGGCCGGGCCGCATGGCCTTGAGCAGATCGACGAAGCCTTCGGGCTTGCTGGAGACGAACAGCCGGGCGGTCTGCGTCGACACGTCGGTGGTGGATCCGTCGGGCAGGGTGAACTTCACCGCCATCCCGCGCACCCCGGGCGAGCCGTCGGCCTGTTTCGGGTTTCCGGATCCGTTGGAGAAACGGATCAGCGCGGGAACTTCCGCGCCGTCGAGATGCTTTGCCAGGGAGAGCTCTCCCCCATCGCGGGTAGCGGTGAACGTACCGCGGTACAGCGTGCCTTTCGCGTGTAGCGCCCGAGCGCCGGGTTGGGCTCCCCCGGTGCCGCGAATCGCCTCGATCGCATCGTCAGCGGTGACCATGCGCGAATCTTAAAGCGCTACTGCGGAAAGCCGAAGAGTTTGACGACACCGTGATCGCGACCAGCGGTGTAACCGCCGTCGACGGCGATGGCCTGACCGCTGACGAACGACCCGTCGAGCGACAAAAGGAACGCCGCCGTGGCCGCGACCTCGTCGGGGCGGCCGAGCCGTTGCAGCGCATGCTCCTCGGTGATCGATGCCAGCGGACCCTCCATCCCCGGCAGGCCGAAAACACTTTGGGCCATCGGTGTATCGATGAAGCCGGGGCAGATGACGTTTGCCCGGATGCCGCTCGGGCCGTAGTCGAGCGCAATGTTCTTGGTGAGCAGCACCACCCCACCCTTGGCCGCGTTGTAGGAGCTGCCGCCGGCGGTGCCTTCCAGTCCCTCGATGCTGGCCACGGTCACGATCGAGCCGCGTTCGCCGTCGACCCGGTCTTGCTCGATCATCGTGGCCAAGGCCGCCTTGGCCACCAGGAACGTGCCGGTGAGATTGATCCCGATCACGCGATCCCACTCCGCGCGGTCGAGCAGATGGACCGGGCCACCCCCGGCGACACCGGCGGCGTGGAACACTCCGTCGAGACGGCCGGGCACCGCGGCGAACACGGCCTCGATGGCGGCCTCGTCGGTCACGTCGGCCGTCACGAAGTGGAAGTCGGGACCCAAGTCGGGCGGGGATTCCAGGTCGGCTCCGATCACGGTGCCGCCCTCGGCTACCAGGCGCCGCGCGGCAGCCAGGCCGATGCCCGATGCCGCGCCGGTGACGACGAACGTGCGATGACGGGCGCGATCAACATTGACCATGTGTTGATTCCTTCATGAGGGGGTTTGCCCAGTCATGGTTACACACGTTGTCAACACGATTCTGCTAGGCCGTAACTCCCACTGTCGCACTAACATTTTCAGTGTGGAGTTGCGTCATCTTCGTTATTTCGTAGCGGTCGCCGAAGAGCTCAATTTCGGTCGCGCCGCCAAGCGGTTATGCATTGCCGGACCGTCGCTTTCGCAGCAGATCAAGGTCCTCGAACGGGATCTGCGGGTGCGATTATTCGATCGCGACCGGCGCTCGGTCACCCTGACCGCGACGGGTGCGGCGTTGCTGCCGTCGGCCCGCACGCTGCTGGATCAGGCAGATCAGTTGCGGCGGTCGGCAATCGGGCTGTCGCTGGCCGAGCCCGTGCGGATCGGGTACGCGCAATGGCTTCCGCCGGACCTGGCCGACCGAACCTCCGCGGTGGCGAAGGTGCACATCGACACCTGGGTGCTGCCGTCGCACGCGCAGGTCACTCGGGTCGCCGAGGGCGGTGTCGATTTGGCGATCTGCGGGGTGCGCTCCTCCGATCTGGACCGGCATGGCCTGAATGCGCATCTCATTGGCGCCGAACAGCTCTACGCGGTCAGCGTCGGCTCGGACACGTCGGCGGTCGACGCGGCCGACACGGTCGTGCTGCTCGACGCGGACTCCGGCAGCTGGTTCTCCTGGAACCGGTACGGGGAGCAATTCGCCCGGGAGACCGGCGCGCGTACGGTGCGGATCAGCGACGGCGGGCTAGCTGCCCCAATGTTTTTCGAGCACGTCCGCCGGCTGGGCCGGCCGGTGCTCAGCTCTCCCAAGGCCCAAACCGTCGGGCTGCCAGCAGATCTCGTGCAGCGCCCGATCGCCCCGCCCGCACCCTTTTGGACGTGGTCGCTGGTGTGGCGGCGCATCGAGAACCGGGAGACCGTGCGTGGGGTGATCGACGCGCTGACGGACGCCGCCGAAGTGCCCGATCTGGACGAGGCCTGGCTGCCCTTCACCGACCCCTACCGATCACGAATCACCCTGGCAACCGCCTGATGTTGGCGTCTCGCCAATATTGTTGCAGTTGACTGGATTCCGCGAAGCTGCCGGCACCGTGCGCGTCGACCAGGATCGACAGCGCTTCGACGACCTGCTGGGCGGCATAGCCCAGCCGGGCGCGAAACTCCGCACGGGCGGCATAGCCGAATGTCCGCCCGTCGACGGCCGCGTCGTCGACGCTGGCAGCCATATCGAACGCGTGCAGCCGTGCCGTGGACAGGCGCATGGCGGCCTCGGCGATCCGTATCTGTAGGCCAACGGATTCGCGCTGCCGCGAAATCGTGGTGCCGGCAAGTCGTTTGGTCTGCGCGTTGTCCGCCACGAAACGCAGCGCCGCGCGGCCGACTCCCAGCAGCGGGGCCAGCAAGGGCACCATCACCGCCACGACGGCGGGCAGCCGGTACATCGGTCCGTCGGCCGTCGGCGGTAGAGTTCCCTCGGCGATCGCGCCGAGGGATACCGCCCGATAGTCGGGAACGAAGACATCGTCCGCGACCCAGGTGTCACTGCCCGTTCCCCGCATACCGACAGTGCGGCCCGAACCGGGCGGCCATCGAGCTCGCCGACGCCCCCAGCACCACCAACCACGACGCGGAGGCGTCGGCCTCGCCCAGTGCCTCGCCCACCTCCAGCACCGTGCGCGCACCGACGGCGTAGCCGCCGAAGCGCTTGGGCGTCTGCAGCCGAAACATCCCGGCCTTGGTGAGGGCGGCGTCGACCGGGTCCGGTAGCCGGCGCAGTGATTCACCTGTTGCGGCGTGTTTAACCAAAACAGGTTGCAACGCGCGGGCTTGGGCGACAACTTCCTCGTGGGTGGGGATGTCGCGTGCCAGGGCACCGTGATTCATCACAGCTGATCATTCGCTGGAAGCGGTGTCCATTTCCATGACCGGTTTGCTCCCAGGATAGAGTCTTCTACTCTCACCGAAACTCGTTGTGGACACGGTGACTAGCCTTGGCTTGACTGAACTTGGGGAATCCATGAGCTTCGATGAGCGGAGGAGTAATGCCGCCAGCCGACGTCACCACCGGGACGACGGAGACTCTCGTCGGGATGGTCGAGCAACACGCCCAGGGCCGGCCCGACGACGTGGCGATCCACTTCGGCGAGCAGCAGTGGTCGTGGGCACAGTGGGCGTCGCGGATTCGCCAGACCGCCGGCATGCTGCGGGCCGCCGGTTTGCAGCGCGGCGAGGTGGTGGCGTTTCTGGACAAGAACCACCCGGCCTGTCTGGAAACCCTGCTGGCGGCCACGTCGATCGGCGCGGTGGCCACGATCGTCAACTGGCGGGTGATCGGCGACGAGCTCGTCCACGTGCTCAACGATAGCGGTGCGCGTGTGCTTGTCGTCGGCGCCGAGCTGGCGTCCGCGGTCGAAGCGATCCGCGCGAAAACCCCTGGTGTGGACCGCATCATCGTGGTGGGCGGCTCCGGCGACGAATACGAGACCCTGGTCGCCGCGGCCTCACCCGTCGATGTCGACCCCGACGTCGCGGACACCGACGCAGCCATCACTATCTACAGCTCGGGCACCACCGGGCGCCCGAAAGGTGTTCAGCTGACTCAGCGCGCGCTAGTCAATCACATCGTGAATCTGTCTCCGCCGTTTCCGTTTTCGGATGGGGATGCCAACCTGGTCGCCATGCCGCTGTTTCACGTCGGCGGTATCGCGTACGCGTTCTTCGGCATCCGGGCGGGCGTACCGACATTCCTGACTCGCGAACCCGAGGCGGCGACACTGATCGGCGCCGTGAAAGCCGGTGCGACCCATGCCTTTTTCGTGCCGCCGGTGATCGCCCGGTTCCTGGACGCCGGGGAGGCCGCCATCGGGGCGCTCTCGGGTCTGCGCTACCTGGTCTATGGGGCGGCACCGATGCCCCTGCCGCTGCTGCAGCGCGCGCTGGCGGCCTGGCCCGAGATGAACTTCGTGCAGGTGTACGGCCAAACGGAGCTGTGCGGCGCGATCTCGGCGCTGGACGCTGACGACCACCGCAATGCCAGCCGGCCCGAGCTGCTGATGTCGGCCGGAAAGGCCGCGCAGGGCAACGAGATCCGCATCGTGGATCCCGAGTCGGGTGAGCAGCTACCGCACGGCGAGCCCGGTGAGGTGTGGGCGCGTAGCAATCAGCGGATGATCGGCTATCTCAACCGGCCCGAGGCGACCGCCGACACCATCACCGCCGACGACTGGCTGCGCACCGGCGACATCGGGCGCCTCGACGCCGACGGCTACCTGTTCATCGAGGACCGGCTGAAGGACATGATCATCACCGGCGGCGAGAACGTGTACGGACCCGAAGTGGAAAGCGTGCTCCTGCAACATCCCGAGATCGACGACGCCGCGATCATCGGGGTGCCCGACGACCAGTGGGGCGAATCGGTCAAGGCGATCGTGGTGACAGGTGCCGAGCTGGAGCCCGCCGGGGTCATCGAGTTCTGCCGGCAGCATCTGGCCGGCTATAAGTGCCCGCGCACAGTCGATTTCGTGGACGCGCTGCCCCGCAATGCGAGCGGGAAGATACTGAAAAATCAGCTCCGCGAACCATATTGGAAGGATCGCGACCGCAGGGTGTGACGCCGGCTGCATGATCCACGACGAAAGGGCGAAATGAGCAGACCGTTCGAACCCATCAACACCGGCATCGCCGCTCACATCGGCAAGTACGCCGACGCGGTACGCATCCCCGCAGGCTCGGAGGTTATCTACACCTCCGGCACGCCCGGGCTGCGTCCCGACGGAACACTGCCGAAGGACTTCACCGAAGAGGCCACCCAGGCGTGGCGCAACGTCGAGGAGGCGCTGAACCGCGCCGGGGCCAGCTTGTCCGACGTCGTCAGCGTGCGGCAGTGGCTGACCGACGCGGCCGACATTCCGGCCTACTCGGCGGTGCGCTCGTCGGTGATCACACACGAGCCCGTCGTCTCCATGCTGGCGGTGATCCCGGCGCTGGTCTGGCCGAATATCCGGGTGGAAGTGGAAGTCACCGCGATCCGCAGACCGGCGATGTTATGCCTGCACTCGACCCGATATCGATTCTCCGCGAATGCAATCAGGGGCGACATGGGCGAGGTAGTCGACGCGAAGCGACGGGACGGCGCGATCGCGGTCCTGGGTGGCCCCACGACGGTCATCGACATCGGCGGCCGCAGGATCGTGATGGACCCGACCTTCGACCCGCCCGGGCCGCACGACTACCTCGACAAACTGACCGGTCCGGCGGTCAGCGCCGAGGACTTGGGGCAGGTCGACGTGGTGCTGATCAGCCACGACCAGCATCCCGACAATCTGGACACCGCCGGCCGCCGGTTCGCCGAGGCAGCACCGTTGATCGTCACCAATCCCGGCGCCGCGGAACGGTTCGGGCCACCGGCGGTGGGGCTCAAACCGTGGCAGTCCTACTACTTGCCGGGCGGGCCCGGACGCGTTGCGGCACAAGCGGTTCCGGCTGTGCATGGTCCGGCCGACGGGATGCGCGACATGGAGGGCCACGTCAACTGCGAGGCGACCGGATTCGTGCTGTACGGACCCGGCCTGCCCACCATCTATCTCAGCGGGGATAACGCCTCGATGAGTGCGGTCGGTGAGGTGGCCGACCGGATCGGCGAGATCGACGTCGTGGTGCTGTTCGCGGGGGCCGCGAGCGTGCCGAGCAAGGAGCGCGGGCGCCCGCTGACGCTGACCTCGGCCCGCGCAGCCGCGGCCGCCGAGATTCTGGGCGCCAAGGTGGTGATACCGGCCCACGTCGACGGCTGGGCCCACTTGACCGAGGGCCCGGCCGAGCTCGCGGCGGCATTCGACCAGGCGGGCGTCAAACGGTTGCTGCGCACCGCCCCGCACGGTGAATGGATCGACCTGAAGGACTAGGTGCGGCGTTACACGTAGGGCAGGGTCGCGACCTCGACGGTCTCGGTCATGCTGAAGAGCAGGTTGCGGTGCTTGTCCTGCAGTGCGGTCGTCGCCTCGCCGACCGGTTTGCCGCACTGGGGGCAGGTCGTGGTGAACCGCGGCTGGTCGTGTTCGTCCGGCCAGAACCGGCGCGGTCCCACCTGCACTCCGGGGTCGTAGACGACTTGCTGATGCGGGGCCTCTTTGAGAATCCGGCCCACGGGATGCATTTGCGGACACTCGAGTTTCAGCGTGCCGATGCCTTCGTTGTTAACCATTGCTCGTCCCCGTCCTTAGTCGCGTCCGATGCTCATTGTTGTCCTCACGCGCTGGGCGTGAACGTGTAGGTCTCGCCGTGCGCCAAGTAGACGAACTTCGTCGTCGCCGACGACGCCTCGGCGGCCTTCTTGAAGTCGTCGAGGCCCGAGAGGAACACCGAGAAGTCGTTGTAGTGGATCGGGATCGCGGTGCGCGGCTGGGTGATCTCGACGGCCCGCACCGCCTGCTGGCCCGTCATCGTGACGACCGTGACCAGGAACGTCGTGCCACCGGTGTGGATCAGGCCGAGGTCGATGTCCGGGTAGCGGCGCGGAATGTCCTCGAGATCGTCGACGAGCATCGTGTCCCCGGTGATGTAGAGCCGGTAGAGCTGCTCGCCGTCGCGGCTGAAGTCGAGCAGGTGCCCGTTGACCGGCATCAGCAGCTCGTTGACCTCCTCTTCGGCGGAGTGCTTTCCCGGCATCGCGGTGATCGTCAGCGTCGCGTCGCCCTTGTGCACCCGCAGCGATTCCCAGGTGTCCAGCGGGTAGCCCCGCTGGAAGCCGAGGCCCCCGAGCTTGTCCACCGCGTCGGCCGTCGACACGATCGGCAGTGTCTTGTCGAGCTCTCGGGCGGCGACGTCGTCGAAATGGTCGCCGTGGTAGTGGGACAACACGATCAGATCGATCGGTGGCAGGTCGGCGATCTGGCAGGCCGGCTCGACTTCGCGGCGCGCCCAAATGCCATGGCCCAGAAAGACATGCTCGCCCTTGTGCAGGAAGGCCGGATCGGTCAGCACCGTCAGGCCGCCGAAGCGGATCAGGGTGGTGGCGTTGCCGATGAAGTAAACCTCGCCCTCGGTGAAATCCGCTGTCCCCGTGCTGGTTAGCTCTAAGGAAGTCATGGTGTGCTCTCCGGCCTCCGGTATGGCTTCGTTCAGTCTGGACCGGATCGCGCGGGCGTGCCAGGGGTGAAATGGCGCTCTAATCCGAGGACCGGGCGTGGACCCAGGCCGTTATCGGCCGGCGCTGCGCCTCATGAACCACTCTGATTGGACAGTGCGGGCAGCACGAGAGTGTCGGTGACCTGTCGCAGGAACTTCGCGTCGACGGTTTGCCCGTTCAGCACTCGTAGCAGGCTCATCGCGGTCAGGACGTTGGCGACCAGGGACCAGTCGCGGTCGGCGGGGATCTCCCCGCGGGCCACGGCGCGGGCCAGAACAATCGAGATCTGACGTCCGCCCCGCAGCAGCATCAAATCGTCGAGGGCCGTGGCGAGTTGGGGATCGCGGGTGGCTTCCAGCGCGACGCGCAGCAACAGGTCGTTGGTGATCAACCCTTCGTCGTGGCTGACGGCGCGGTCGATCAGGGTGTC
This window encodes:
- a CDS encoding sulfite exporter TauE/SafE family protein, which gives rise to MSHSHMVLIALAGFAAGAINALVGSGTLITFPTLVALGYPPVTSTMSNAVGLVAGSVSGTWGYRVELNGQWDRLRWQIPASLAGAAVGAFLLLHLPETVFAKVVPALLVLALVLVLVGPRIQAWARRRAEEAGRSPEHVTPARLAVLVFGTFAIGVYGGYFTAAQGILLVGVMGALLPESVQRMNAAKNLLALLVNVVAAVGSLIGGWVGARYGRRLSPNALRATIIVVGLIGLYRLVTV
- a CDS encoding catalase family peroxidase; its protein translation is MVTADDAIEAIRGTGGAQPGARALHAKGTLYRGTFTATRDGGELSLAKHLDGAEVPALIRFSNGSGNPKQADGSPGVRGMAVKFTLPDGSTTDVSTQTARLFVSSKPEGFVDLLKAMRPGLTTPLRLAKYFVTHPRLLGALPVVRDANKVPASYATIEYHGLHAFRWISADGNARFVRYHLIPAAGEHYLSGSDAHRAAPDFLTDELKARLAQGPVRFDCRVQIAGPQDSTIDPSAPWRSAETVTVGTIEITGLDTEREHDGDIVVFDPMRVTDGIEPSDDPVLHFRSLAYSASVRLRTGVDRGSEAPPA
- a CDS encoding SDR family NAD(P)-dependent oxidoreductase is translated as MVNVDRARHRTFVVTGAASGIGLAAARRLVAEGGTVIGADLESPPDLGPDFHFVTADVTDEAAIEAVFAAVPGRLDGVFHAAGVAGGGPVHLLDRAEWDRVIGINLTGTFLVAKAALATMIEQDRVDGERGSIVTVASIEGLEGTAGGSSYNAAKGGVVLLTKNIALDYGPSGIRANVICPGFIDTPMAQSVFGLPGMEGPLASITEEHALQRLGRPDEVAATAAFLLSLDGSFVSGQAIAVDGGYTAGRDHGVVKLFGFPQ
- a CDS encoding LysR family transcriptional regulator, with amino-acid sequence MELRHLRYFVAVAEELNFGRAAKRLCIAGPSLSQQIKVLERDLRVRLFDRDRRSVTLTATGAALLPSARTLLDQADQLRRSAIGLSLAEPVRIGYAQWLPPDLADRTSAVAKVHIDTWVLPSHAQVTRVAEGGVDLAICGVRSSDLDRHGLNAHLIGAEQLYAVSVGSDTSAVDAADTVVLLDADSGSWFSWNRYGEQFARETGARTVRISDGGLAAPMFFEHVRRLGRPVLSSPKAQTVGLPADLVQRPIAPPAPFWTWSLVWRRIENRETVRGVIDALTDAAEVPDLDEAWLPFTDPYRSRITLATA
- a CDS encoding acyl-CoA dehydrogenase family protein, giving the protein MRGTGSDTWVADDVFVPDYRAVSLGAIAEGTLPPTADGPMYRLPAVVAVMVPLLAPLLGVGRAALRFVADNAQTKRLAGTTISRQRESVGLQIRIAEAAMRLSTARLHAFDMAASVDDAAVDGRTFGYAARAEFRARLGYAAQQVVEALSILVDAHGAGSFAESSQLQQYWRDANIRRLPG
- a CDS encoding acyl-CoA dehydrogenase family protein; its protein translation is MNHGALARDIPTHEEVVAQARALQPVLVKHAATGESLRRLPDPVDAALTKAGMFRLQTPKRFGGYAVGARTVLEVGEALGEADASASWLVVLGASASSMAARFGPHCRYAGNGQ
- a CDS encoding long-chain-fatty-acid--CoA ligase; the encoded protein is MPPADVTTGTTETLVGMVEQHAQGRPDDVAIHFGEQQWSWAQWASRIRQTAGMLRAAGLQRGEVVAFLDKNHPACLETLLAATSIGAVATIVNWRVIGDELVHVLNDSGARVLVVGAELASAVEAIRAKTPGVDRIIVVGGSGDEYETLVAAASPVDVDPDVADTDAAITIYSSGTTGRPKGVQLTQRALVNHIVNLSPPFPFSDGDANLVAMPLFHVGGIAYAFFGIRAGVPTFLTREPEAATLIGAVKAGATHAFFVPPVIARFLDAGEAAIGALSGLRYLVYGAAPMPLPLLQRALAAWPEMNFVQVYGQTELCGAISALDADDHRNASRPELLMSAGKAAQGNEIRIVDPESGEQLPHGEPGEVWARSNQRMIGYLNRPEATADTITADDWLRTGDIGRLDADGYLFIEDRLKDMIITGGENVYGPEVESVLLQHPEIDDAAIIGVPDDQWGESVKAIVVTGAELEPAGVIEFCRQHLAGYKCPRTVDFVDALPRNASGKILKNQLREPYWKDRDRRV
- a CDS encoding Rid family hydrolase, yielding MSRPFEPINTGIAAHIGKYADAVRIPAGSEVIYTSGTPGLRPDGTLPKDFTEEATQAWRNVEEALNRAGASLSDVVSVRQWLTDAADIPAYSAVRSSVITHEPVVSMLAVIPALVWPNIRVEVEVTAIRRPAMLCLHSTRYRFSANAIRGDMGEVVDAKRRDGAIAVLGGPTTVIDIGGRRIVMDPTFDPPGPHDYLDKLTGPAVSAEDLGQVDVVLISHDQHPDNLDTAGRRFAEAAPLIVTNPGAAERFGPPAVGLKPWQSYYLPGGPGRVAAQAVPAVHGPADGMRDMEGHVNCEATGFVLYGPGLPTIYLSGDNASMSAVGEVADRIGEIDVVVLFAGAASVPSKERGRPLTLTSARAAAAAEILGAKVVIPAHVDGWAHLTEGPAELAAAFDQAGVKRLLRTAPHGEWIDLKD
- a CDS encoding MBL fold metallo-hydrolase, translated to MTSLELTSTGTADFTEGEVYFIGNATTLIRFGGLTVLTDPAFLHKGEHVFLGHGIWARREVEPACQIADLPPIDLIVLSHYHGDHFDDVAARELDKTLPIVSTADAVDKLGGLGFQRGYPLDTWESLRVHKGDATLTITAMPGKHSAEEEVNELLMPVNGHLLDFSRDGEQLYRLYITGDTMLVDDLEDIPRRYPDIDLGLIHTGGTTFLVTVVTMTGQQAVRAVEITQPRTAIPIHYNDFSVFLSGLDDFKKAAEASSATTKFVYLAHGETYTFTPSA
- a CDS encoding TetR/AcrR family transcriptional regulator → MEPKLRQRTAGKLDRSLDIAILNAALAALTENGYDATNMDDIAARAGVGKAAIYRRWSSKAALITDVLVYWRPDLRTDDAPDTGSLTGDIDTLIDRAVSHDEGLITNDLLLRVALEATRDPQLATALDDLMLLRGGRQISIVLARAVARGEIPADRDWSLVANVLTAMSLLRVLNGQTVDAKFLRQVTDTLVLPALSNQSGS